TCATTTTATGAGGCGTAAATTTTTCATCCAAAGTATGGAGAGTGCTAATTCTATCTAATCTGAAAAAGCGAAATTCTTTTCTTGAGCGGCACCATGCAATTAGTAACCAATTTTCTGTTGTGCTGATAAGTGCAAATGGCTCTACTATTCGGTTTGATGTTTTATGCTGCTCGTTGGTATAGGTTATTTTTATGAGCAAAAAGTTGGTGAGTGCATGTTGTAGCTCAGAAATATTGTTGCTGTTTCTTTCTCTATTTACATTTAGTTCAAACCGTGTTCTATCGGCAAGTAGGTTAGCTTTGTCTTTATCTGTTTGTCTTAGTACAGCTTTTATTTTATCAATAGCTTCAGAATAGTCTTTAATAAATGAGGCATCTTTGTTTTTTAGTACTAACTGTTCGGCAAGTATTAAAGCATTTGCTTGGCTTTGGGTAAA
The sequence above is drawn from the Chitinophagales bacterium genome and encodes:
- a CDS encoding YafY family transcriptional regulator; translation: MNDNDTKRLSRLTAILLQLQSKRLVTATALANKFNVSIRTIYRDIRALEQAGVPILTEEGKGYSLMDGYKIPPIMFTQSQANALILAEQLVLKNKDASFIKDYSEAIDKIKAVLRQTDKDKANLLADRTRFELNVNRERNSNNISELQHALTNFLLIKITYTNEQHKTSNRIVEPFALISTTENWLLIAWCRSRKEFRFFRLDRISTLHTLDEKFTPHKMTLQEYFDRYH